Proteins encoded by one window of Salmonirosea aquatica:
- a CDS encoding Dps family protein has product MDAIKSPAALDTPSDLQEKGRKKVSEAVNGLVADAFALYIKTKNFHWHMSGTHFRDYHLLLDEQAAQILATIDPLAERVRKLGYDTIRSVGHIAQLQSVKDNDEDFVAPQAMLQELITENKKMAKSMRAAHKLCDDAEDVATASLLEVYIDETERRIWFLFETTRDGNKKNS; this is encoded by the coding sequence ATGGACGCTATAAAATCACCTGCCGCCCTTGATACCCCTTCTGACCTACAAGAGAAAGGCCGTAAAAAAGTTTCGGAGGCCGTTAACGGACTAGTTGCTGACGCTTTTGCGCTCTACATCAAAACAAAGAATTTCCACTGGCATATGTCGGGTACCCACTTCCGTGACTACCACCTGTTACTCGACGAGCAGGCCGCTCAAATCCTGGCTACGATTGACCCGCTGGCCGAGCGCGTGCGCAAATTGGGCTACGATACAATCCGTTCGGTAGGGCACATTGCCCAATTGCAAAGCGTGAAGGATAACGATGAGGACTTTGTTGCTCCACAGGCCATGCTCCAAGAGCTTATCACAGAAAATAAAAAAATGGCCAAGAGCATGAGGGCTGCCCACAAGCTGTGCGATGACGCCGAGGATGTCGCTACGGCGAGCCTGCTGGAAGTTTATATTGACGAAACCGAGCGGCGTATTTGGTTCCTTTTTGAAACCACACGGGATGGGAATAAGAAAAATTCTTAA
- a CDS encoding pyruvate dehydrogenase complex E1 component subunit beta, with protein MPEIAFRDAIKEAMSEEMRRDEKVFLMGEEVAEYNGAYKASQGMLDEFGPKRVIDTPIAELGFAGIGVGAASNGLRPIIEFMTFNFSLVAIDQIINSAAKMLSMSAGQYNVPIVFRGPTGNAGQLGAQHSQNFENWYANTPGLKVVVPANPHDAKGLLKSSIRDNDPVIFMESEVMYGDKGEVPSEEYLIPLGKAEVKKEGSDVTIVSFGKMIPRVVLPAMEELAKNGINAELVDLRTVRPIDYATVVESIKKTNRCVIVEEAWPLASISSELAYHIQRYAFDYLDAPVMRITNRDVPLPYAPTLIEEILPNVKRTLDAVNAVMYK; from the coding sequence ATGCCAGAAATAGCGTTCAGAGATGCCATCAAAGAGGCGATGTCGGAAGAGATGCGTAGGGACGAAAAAGTGTTCCTGATGGGCGAAGAAGTAGCCGAGTACAATGGCGCCTATAAAGCCAGCCAGGGAATGCTGGACGAATTCGGCCCCAAGCGGGTGATCGATACACCCATCGCCGAGCTGGGTTTCGCGGGCATCGGGGTAGGTGCCGCTTCCAACGGACTGCGCCCGATCATCGAATTCATGACGTTCAACTTTTCGCTCGTCGCCATCGACCAAATCATCAATAGCGCAGCCAAGATGCTGTCCATGTCGGCGGGCCAGTATAATGTACCCATCGTGTTCCGGGGACCTACCGGTAACGCAGGACAACTGGGTGCGCAGCACTCTCAGAACTTCGAGAACTGGTATGCCAATACGCCTGGCCTTAAGGTGGTGGTTCCGGCCAATCCTCATGACGCCAAGGGTCTTCTCAAATCGTCCATCCGTGACAACGACCCTGTAATTTTCATGGAGTCGGAAGTGATGTATGGCGATAAAGGAGAGGTACCTTCAGAAGAGTACCTGATTCCGCTGGGCAAAGCCGAAGTGAAAAAAGAAGGCTCGGACGTGACAATCGTATCGTTCGGCAAGATGATTCCCCGCGTGGTACTACCTGCTATGGAAGAATTAGCCAAGAACGGTATCAACGCCGAACTCGTAGACCTGCGTACCGTCCGCCCGATCGACTACGCTACCGTAGTAGAATCCATTAAGAAAACCAACCGCTGCGTCATTGTGGAAGAAGCATGGCCCCTGGCTTCCATTTCTTCCGAACTGGCCTACCACATTCAACGCTACGCCTTCGACTACTTGGACGCTCCAGTCATGCGTATTACAAATCGCGATGTACCCCTGCCCTACGCCCCTACCCTGATCGAGGAGATTCTGCCTAATGTGAAGCGCACCCTTGATGCGGTCAATGCGGTGATGTATAAGTAG
- a CDS encoding glycosyltransferase family 4 protein, whose translation MRILLIHQFFLEDDDGGGSRWNEMSRIWIEAGHQVTVLAGMVHYMGSESSRYEGHYFHQSTNRDGVRVIRCHVSDRYNSGFLGRLWAYFSFTFSSIWGGLRRAKGTYDVIVVTSPPLFVGITALVLSRWKRTPFVFEVRDLWPESAIDTGVLTNTLVIKFAYWFEGFVYRQARLINVLTPAFREALITKKNIPAEKIIFIPNAADFALSEELRGTFDAGEFRRAHGLGQHFVITYVGAHGVANHLVQVLDAAERLRDTRVLFLLIGDGMKKKELMANARQRGLTNVRFVDSVPKREVFRYILASDMGTSVLKKVDTFKTVYSNKTFDYFSCKKPVLMAIDGVSRELVEAADAGMFVEPESPDDFAQKVRYYLENPDLLKKQGENGYRYARQHFDREVLARRYLSLIS comes from the coding sequence ATGCGTATCCTATTGATCCACCAATTTTTCCTGGAAGATGACGATGGTGGAGGCTCCCGCTGGAACGAAATGAGCCGCATCTGGATCGAAGCCGGACATCAGGTGACCGTGCTGGCGGGCATGGTCCATTACATGGGAAGTGAATCGTCGCGCTACGAGGGCCATTATTTTCATCAAAGTACCAACCGTGACGGGGTCCGTGTGATTCGCTGCCATGTATCAGATCGCTACAACAGCGGATTTTTGGGTCGGTTGTGGGCCTACTTTTCTTTTACGTTTTCGAGTATTTGGGGCGGGCTACGCAGGGCGAAGGGTACCTACGACGTCATCGTGGTCACCTCGCCCCCGCTGTTTGTGGGTATTACGGCCCTAGTGCTTTCGCGGTGGAAGCGTACCCCTTTCGTTTTTGAAGTAAGGGATTTGTGGCCCGAATCGGCCATCGATACGGGCGTACTAACCAATACGCTCGTGATAAAATTCGCGTATTGGTTCGAGGGTTTTGTGTACAGGCAAGCCCGACTGATCAATGTTCTGACGCCCGCTTTCCGGGAGGCCCTCATCACTAAAAAGAATATTCCCGCCGAAAAAATCATTTTCATTCCCAACGCAGCCGACTTCGCGCTTTCCGAAGAGCTGAGGGGTACCTTCGATGCCGGGGAGTTCCGGCGGGCGCACGGTTTGGGGCAGCATTTTGTGATCACCTACGTAGGAGCGCACGGTGTGGCCAACCATCTGGTGCAGGTACTCGATGCCGCCGAACGACTGCGCGACACCCGGGTACTTTTCCTGCTTATCGGGGATGGCATGAAGAAGAAGGAGCTCATGGCCAACGCCCGGCAACGCGGCCTGACCAACGTACGGTTTGTAGATTCCGTGCCCAAGCGGGAGGTGTTCCGGTACATCCTGGCTTCCGACATGGGTACCTCGGTGCTCAAAAAAGTCGATACTTTCAAGACCGTGTATTCCAATAAGACCTTTGACTACTTTTCGTGCAAGAAACCTGTTCTGATGGCTATTGATGGCGTGTCGCGGGAGTTGGTGGAAGCCGCCGACGCGGGCATGTTTGTGGAGCCGGAAAGTCCGGATGATTTTGCGCAGAAGGTTCGGTACTACCTGGAAAATCCTGATTTGCTGAAAAAACAGGGAGAAAACGGTTACCGGTACGCGCGGCAGCATTTCGATCGGGAAGTGCTGGCCCGGCGTTATTTATCGCTGATTTCCTAG
- a CDS encoding methylglyoxal synthase, which translates to MDSRKILSRKRIAIVAHDNRKPELMDWAFYNRTTLSRHQLYGTGTTGKMLEEILDQSVTKLLSGPLGGDQQIGAMIAEERIDMLIFFWDPMAAQPHDPDIKALLRLCVVWNIPMACNRATADFLLTSHLMFEDYEARQTDYSTYIKRKV; encoded by the coding sequence ATGGACTCTCGAAAAATCCTCTCCCGCAAACGTATCGCCATTGTTGCCCACGACAACCGGAAGCCCGAACTGATGGATTGGGCCTTTTATAACCGCACGACGTTGTCCAGGCATCAGTTGTATGGCACGGGTACCACCGGCAAAATGCTGGAAGAGATCCTGGACCAGTCCGTTACCAAGCTCCTCAGCGGGCCTCTGGGCGGCGATCAGCAGATCGGGGCGATGATCGCCGAGGAGCGGATCGACATGCTCATATTTTTCTGGGACCCCATGGCTGCCCAACCTCACGATCCTGACATCAAGGCGCTGCTGCGCCTGTGCGTGGTGTGGAATATTCCAATGGCCTGCAACCGGGCGACCGCCGATTTTCTGCTCACTTCGCACTTGATGTTTGAAGATTACGAAGCCCGGCAGACCGATTATAGTACCTACATCAAGCGGAAGGTATGA
- a CDS encoding heparinase II/III family protein — protein sequence MKSAMALGNYLQLAQNMGLRYVSFRAWRAVQTRTGLLKKRFPTHPPRQTFISRDAWKNQESRFFSFSPPAALPLAESDALQNRVRALHQGTLTFFSAQVYEVTDWLTNPATGYRYDASKHWTEIPDFSAKAGDIKYVWEKSRFAFLYDLIRYDFHFQKDQSERVFEEIESWIAENPVNQGPNWRCSQEISLRTLNWTFALHYYKNSSALTETRFARIVQSLYRQMQHVEENIQFSRRAVRNNHALTETLTLYLVGLLYPFFPESVRWKTKGKCWFEQEVAYQIYEDGTFLQFSMNYHRVVVQLLTWGIQLAHLNGEQWTMVVYERARKSLQFLLTCQDATTGWLPNYGTNDGALFFPLTECHFRDYRPQLYALAQVLGQASPYPPGIWQEEADWLGLGRSEYSSEPGLVVTKAPVTEDVPDGTYAFDKGGYYVLRDGGTLTFLRCGHYTDRPFQADNLHLDIWENGENILRDAGSYLYNTDEQWTRYFAGTSSHNTVMLGTFDQMRRGPRFIWFDWIKESRAGWFQSNAYIFEGEFTGFYQSGQPVTHRRRVTKQAGKNRWLVEDWLHHAPAEVPMHQIWHPGATFLDNYSIKSFDQQRVELTADETEGWYSEKYGQKVGVPRLVFSTPGRYLKTEISLIANR from the coding sequence ATGAAATCTGCCATGGCACTCGGTAATTACCTACAATTGGCCCAAAACATGGGGCTTCGATACGTGTCCTTCCGGGCGTGGCGTGCCGTACAAACCCGTACGGGTTTATTGAAAAAACGCTTTCCCACCCATCCTCCCCGCCAGACGTTTATCAGTCGGGATGCCTGGAAGAACCAGGAGAGTAGGTTTTTTTCGTTTTCACCGCCTGCCGCCCTACCTCTTGCCGAAAGCGATGCTTTGCAAAACCGGGTACGGGCACTTCACCAGGGTACCCTCACGTTTTTCAGCGCGCAGGTCTATGAAGTTACCGACTGGCTCACCAATCCTGCTACAGGCTACCGCTACGACGCCTCGAAGCATTGGACCGAAATTCCTGATTTTTCGGCCAAAGCTGGCGATATCAAGTACGTGTGGGAAAAATCGCGCTTTGCGTTTCTGTACGACCTAATCCGCTATGATTTTCATTTTCAGAAAGACCAGTCCGAACGGGTTTTTGAAGAAATAGAGAGCTGGATCGCAGAAAATCCCGTCAATCAAGGTCCGAACTGGCGGTGTAGTCAGGAAATATCGCTGCGGACGCTGAACTGGACCTTCGCTCTGCATTATTATAAAAATTCTTCTGCGCTCACCGAAACCCGCTTTGCCCGGATTGTCCAAAGCCTCTACCGACAGATGCAGCATGTGGAGGAAAACATTCAGTTTTCGCGCCGGGCCGTCCGCAACAACCACGCCCTTACCGAAACCTTGACCCTTTACCTTGTGGGGTTGCTTTACCCTTTCTTTCCTGAAAGTGTGCGTTGGAAAACGAAGGGTAAGTGTTGGTTTGAGCAAGAGGTAGCCTATCAGATTTACGAGGACGGTACCTTTCTGCAATTTTCGATGAACTACCATCGCGTGGTAGTTCAGCTGCTGACCTGGGGTATCCAACTAGCCCACCTGAACGGCGAGCAATGGACCATGGTGGTATACGAGCGCGCCCGCAAGTCGCTTCAGTTTCTGCTGACGTGTCAGGATGCCACTACCGGCTGGCTGCCCAACTACGGCACTAACGATGGGGCGCTGTTTTTTCCGCTGACTGAATGTCATTTCCGCGATTACCGACCCCAATTGTATGCCCTCGCGCAGGTACTCGGCCAGGCCTCTCCGTATCCTCCGGGTATTTGGCAAGAGGAGGCCGACTGGCTGGGGTTGGGGCGTTCGGAATATTCCTCCGAACCTGGGCTTGTGGTAACAAAAGCGCCAGTGACTGAAGACGTCCCCGATGGTACCTACGCCTTTGATAAAGGCGGCTACTATGTGCTGCGCGATGGAGGTACCCTTACCTTCCTGCGCTGTGGCCACTATACCGACCGTCCTTTTCAGGCTGATAACCTGCACCTGGATATCTGGGAAAACGGTGAGAATATTCTGCGTGATGCGGGCTCGTACCTATATAATACCGACGAACAATGGACGCGCTACTTTGCGGGAACCTCTTCCCACAACACCGTAATGCTGGGTACCTTCGACCAGATGCGTAGAGGTCCCCGGTTCATCTGGTTCGACTGGATCAAGGAAAGCCGGGCGGGTTGGTTTCAGAGTAATGCGTATATTTTTGAAGGGGAATTTACGGGCTTCTACCAGAGCGGCCAGCCCGTCACCCACCGGCGCCGGGTGACCAAGCAGGCTGGCAAAAACCGGTGGCTGGTGGAAGACTGGCTGCACCATGCGCCGGCCGAGGTACCTATGCACCAGATCTGGCATCCGGGCGCTACTTTTTTGGATAATTATTCAATCAAATCCTTCGATCAACAGCGAGTCGAACTGACTGCTGATGAAACCGAGGGCTGGTACTCGGAGAAATACGGCCAGAAGGTAGGAGTACCCCGCCTGGTATTCAGTACCCCAGGAAGGTACCTGAAAACGGAAATTAGCCTCATTGCGAATAGGTAG
- a CDS encoding ATP-binding cassette domain-containing protein, with product MPLLSFENVSVRKYDTPVLFGLTWQVNPGEQWAIIGGNGSGKTTLLETIAGRWATAQGRLQKRGEVEFVANDYSFNRIARAAAQYYQQRFQAYEAALAPTVREVLTEQMKPVGTVDEKSVRLAESRVPEARLEEITHLLQLTDLLDQPFITLSNGETRRMLLARSLVKDPDILLLDHPFVGLDVLSREILREALAELARQGTTIILATAATEIPDCITHVLMLKKGKIERVVPIEEWKQESIINPLSVRPSVDLSIRGSDLQWNWLSALPQPTYAYAFDLRNIRVVYDGKAVLDHVNWRVRKGEKWALTGPNGSGKSTLLSILTADHPQRFANDYDLFDQKRGGKGASIWDIKQKIGHLSPELHLYFPVETTVFKAIASGFYDATGVYFKKLDEGQIARVEQLAELLGVGQVMERPLQKLSKGEQRLVLLARALVKNPPLLILDEPCQGLDIGAIEYFKSVVDAVCGSDERTLIYVSHYPHEIPTCVNRYLRLEKGQVVELK from the coding sequence ATGCCCCTTCTTTCCTTCGAGAATGTATCGGTCCGTAAATACGACACGCCTGTGCTATTCGGCCTTACCTGGCAAGTAAATCCCGGCGAGCAATGGGCTATTATAGGAGGTAACGGCTCCGGCAAAACCACCCTGCTGGAAACCATTGCCGGGCGTTGGGCCACTGCGCAGGGTCGATTACAGAAAAGGGGAGAGGTGGAGTTTGTCGCAAACGATTACTCGTTCAACCGTATTGCCCGCGCGGCGGCACAGTACTATCAGCAACGGTTTCAAGCCTATGAAGCTGCCCTGGCACCCACTGTGCGCGAGGTACTGACCGAGCAGATGAAGCCCGTAGGTACCGTAGATGAGAAGTCTGTACGGCTGGCAGAAAGTAGGGTACCCGAAGCCCGCCTGGAAGAAATAACCCATTTACTACAACTTACCGACTTGCTGGATCAGCCTTTTATTACGCTTTCCAATGGCGAAACACGTCGCATGCTGCTGGCCCGGTCGCTGGTCAAAGACCCGGACATCTTACTACTCGACCATCCCTTCGTGGGCCTTGACGTGCTTTCACGGGAGATTCTGCGCGAAGCACTGGCCGAACTGGCCCGCCAGGGTACCACGATTATCCTGGCCACCGCAGCTACTGAGATTCCTGACTGCATAACCCATGTTTTAATGCTGAAAAAAGGAAAAATTGAAAGGGTAGTTCCGATTGAAGAATGGAAGCAGGAATCCATTATTAATCCCCTCTCTGTCCGTCCATCTGTTGATTTAAGCATCAGAGGGTCCGATCTGCAATGGAATTGGCTGTCGGCTCTCCCGCAACCTACCTATGCGTACGCTTTCGATTTGAGAAACATCCGGGTCGTGTACGATGGAAAGGCCGTACTCGATCATGTAAACTGGCGGGTTAGAAAAGGGGAAAAATGGGCATTAACCGGGCCAAATGGCTCAGGAAAATCGACGCTCCTGAGTATACTGACTGCCGACCACCCCCAGCGCTTCGCCAATGATTACGATCTCTTCGATCAGAAAAGAGGTGGGAAAGGAGCTTCAATTTGGGATATAAAGCAGAAAATCGGACACCTTTCGCCGGAACTACATCTGTACTTTCCGGTGGAGACAACCGTATTCAAGGCCATTGCTTCCGGCTTTTACGACGCAACGGGGGTTTATTTCAAGAAATTGGATGAAGGCCAGATAGCTCGGGTGGAGCAATTGGCAGAATTGCTGGGGGTAGGTCAGGTCATGGAACGTCCCCTGCAAAAGTTATCGAAGGGTGAGCAGCGCCTTGTTTTACTGGCACGGGCCTTGGTGAAAAATCCTCCCCTGTTGATTCTGGACGAACCCTGCCAGGGACTGGATATCGGAGCCATTGAATATTTCAAATCGGTTGTAGATGCCGTCTGCGGCTCGGACGAACGTACCTTGATCTATGTATCGCACTATCCTCACGAAATTCCGACCTGTGTGAATAGGTACCTTCGGTTAGAGAAAGGGCAGGTAGTTGAGTTGAAATAA
- a CDS encoding thioredoxin family protein produces the protein MKSVKNLFSSENIRQTYTYLEYLALMDRMVAEKRTTGPKQSPALTEYTRLNQYRMRRLDKTVHLAQDLQQLAFQIEASQTWYVLTEAWCGDAAQSLPVIAKVAQFNPHITLTLLLRDEHPEIIDAYLTRGGKSIPKLIAVGADGAELFTWGPRPQALQEIVWAYKENPDRPYAELQEEIQRWYNTDKTESIQRELIGRLQGNIVQ, from the coding sequence ATGAAATCTGTAAAAAATCTATTCTCCTCTGAAAATATCCGCCAAACCTACACCTACCTCGAGTACCTGGCCCTCATGGATCGAATGGTAGCCGAAAAACGGACCACTGGTCCCAAGCAATCCCCCGCACTGACTGAATACACGCGCCTGAACCAGTACCGTATGCGCCGGCTTGACAAAACGGTACATCTGGCCCAGGACCTGCAGCAATTGGCTTTTCAGATTGAAGCCTCCCAGACCTGGTACGTACTGACCGAAGCTTGGTGCGGCGACGCCGCCCAGTCGCTGCCTGTCATCGCCAAGGTAGCCCAATTCAACCCCCACATTACGCTCACATTGTTGCTGCGCGATGAGCATCCCGAAATCATCGATGCCTACCTGACGCGGGGTGGCAAGTCCATTCCGAAACTGATCGCCGTGGGCGCTGATGGTGCCGAGTTATTTACCTGGGGGCCACGGCCGCAAGCTCTGCAGGAGATCGTTTGGGCCTATAAGGAGAATCCCGATCGCCCCTATGCCGAACTGCAGGAGGAAATTCAGCGCTGGTACAATACGGACAAAACCGAATCAATTCAGCGGGAACTGATTGGGCGGCTTCAGGGGAATATTGTACAATAA
- a CDS encoding 4Fe-4S binding protein, giving the protein MADSYFKNIADGIRTTLKGLGLTAGHLWAARKRRMPGDIRKDTFFGQTEGMVTIQYPLETIPIPDNGRYRLHNEMDDCIVCDKCAKVCPVDCIEIEPIRAIEEVGKASDGSPIRLYAAKFDIDMAKCCYCGLCTTVCPTECLTMTRTFDYSEFDVRDMVYEYGNLTPAEADEKKQLLEQFQKEKEALKAAAQAVPKPEPTAKPASPRPAFRPTKPPVAIPPGSDETVEPTAEKQESPVKKSGPPFRPSMKPRTDKAPETEGPAAEVPSTPKPKPVFKPSMKPASGASSPKPDAADQPQESGVPAERPKPAFRPTMKPTDKAVSAEATGKVEPTTMEGTEKQKTVFKPTMKPAAKPVQTEEKINSPSQAEKPLAELKPKPAFRPTMKPRGGPAKPAEE; this is encoded by the coding sequence ATGGCAGACAGTTATTTCAAAAACATCGCTGACGGAATCCGTACCACCCTGAAAGGCCTGGGCCTGACGGCGGGACATTTGTGGGCGGCGCGCAAGCGCCGAATGCCGGGTGATATTCGGAAGGATACTTTTTTTGGACAGACTGAGGGCATGGTCACGATTCAGTACCCGCTCGAAACCATCCCGATCCCCGACAATGGTAGGTATCGATTGCACAACGAGATGGACGACTGCATCGTCTGCGACAAGTGCGCCAAAGTATGTCCCGTAGACTGTATTGAGATAGAGCCCATCCGGGCCATAGAAGAAGTAGGCAAAGCTTCCGATGGCTCCCCCATCCGACTGTATGCGGCCAAGTTCGACATCGACATGGCCAAGTGCTGCTACTGTGGCCTGTGTACCACCGTGTGCCCCACCGAGTGCCTCACCATGACCAGGACATTCGATTATAGCGAATTTGACGTCCGCGACATGGTGTATGAGTACGGCAACCTCACGCCCGCGGAAGCTGATGAGAAAAAACAACTGCTCGAACAATTCCAGAAAGAAAAGGAGGCGTTGAAAGCCGCTGCCCAGGCAGTACCTAAGCCAGAGCCGACGGCCAAACCCGCTTCCCCACGCCCGGCTTTCCGACCTACAAAACCACCCGTGGCTATTCCGCCCGGAAGCGATGAAACCGTTGAACCCACAGCCGAAAAGCAGGAATCCCCGGTCAAAAAATCCGGACCGCCTTTCCGCCCCTCCATGAAACCCAGAACGGATAAAGCTCCTGAAACGGAAGGGCCTGCCGCAGAGGTACCTTCAACCCCCAAGCCGAAACCTGTTTTCAAACCCTCTATGAAACCGGCGTCTGGCGCATCATCTCCTAAGCCGGATGCTGCCGATCAACCTCAGGAGTCGGGAGTCCCGGCCGAACGGCCGAAGCCGGCTTTCAGGCCCACGATGAAGCCAACTGATAAGGCGGTTAGTGCCGAGGCGACCGGAAAAGTAGAACCCACTACAATGGAGGGTACCGAAAAACAAAAAACTGTCTTCAAGCCTACCATGAAGCCGGCAGCTAAGCCGGTGCAGACTGAGGAAAAAATAAACTCCCCGAGTCAGGCCGAAAAACCTCTGGCTGAATTAAAACCAAAACCCGCTTTCCGACCTACGATGAAGCCACGTGGTGGTCCTGCTAAGCCTGCTGAAGAGTAG